The Gammaproteobacteria bacterium genome has a segment encoding these proteins:
- a CDS encoding PIN domain-containing protein, whose amino-acid sequence MVLVDSSVWIDLLRERDTAPTGVLRRLIARDEASLTPVIYQEILQGAASPERFTTLRAHFSTLPFLLPQHPVATYAAAAELYVRCRGQGFTPRSPHDCLVACIAVEHGVALLHDDRDYELLARMEPGLRFQPV is encoded by the coding sequence GTGGTTCTCGTCGATAGCTCCGTCTGGATTGACCTGTTGCGCGAGAGGGATACCGCGCCAACTGGAGTCCTGCGTCGGTTGATCGCGCGTGACGAAGCGAGCCTGACGCCAGTGATCTATCAGGAGATCCTGCAGGGGGCCGCATCGCCAGAGCGATTCACGACGCTACGGGCCCACTTCAGCACACTTCCCTTTTTGCTTCCGCAGCACCCGGTAGCGACCTACGCCGCTGCCGCCGAGCTTTATGTGCGGTGTCGCGGGCAGGGCTTCACGCCGCGCAGTCCGCACGATTGCCTCGTCGCGTGCATCGCTGTCGAGCACGGCGTCGCTTTGCTGCATGACGACCGCGATTATGAATTGCTGGCGCGGATGGAGCCTGGCCTGCGGTTTCAGCCGGTGTGA
- a CDS encoding type II toxin-antitoxin system VapB family antitoxin produces MRTNIVLDDRLVAEAMRLTKARSMREAVDLALRELVSRRRRKNVLALVGQDLIAPDYDVRAVRAGMNRGSRR; encoded by the coding sequence ATGCGGACTAACATCGTGCTCGACGACCGGCTGGTCGCAGAAGCCATGCGGCTCACCAAGGCCCGTAGCATGCGGGAGGCCGTGGACCTTGCGCTGCGGGAACTGGTAAGCCGGCGGCGACGGAAGAATGTGCTCGCCCTGGTCGGCCAGGACCTCATCGCACCCGACTACGACGTGCGAGCAGTGCGGGCAGGCATGAACCGTGGTTCTCGTCGATAG